In Chryseobacterium camelliae, one DNA window encodes the following:
- a CDS encoding TolC family protein produces MKIIYDTISKIVMVLMFTAAIGSQAQERVVSVDEVKNLALQNNKKIKKAQQNIEAAKAARTAAETGGKPTLDGSAGGYYISKPLSNLVPEVIGSANLNATQVLYAGGKVETGKKISSAAVDLQMAQKDLTKEEVKLSAESMYWQIVNAKEKIALAKEYIKLLDQLHTNVKNSFDAGLTYKNDLLKIEVQQNEAQLNLKRAEDGLSITKLNLAQITGLPNSDFDVEDSVSGSFNGILADNQVQPTNRPELSILAKAVEMNELQEKLLDGDRKPTVALSGIGFTSFGKNINPVNLKNNMQGFIGMLSVSIPIYDWGARKEKVKEQQYKTNAQKLEMEETSELLVLELQNAVMQLNQSVKRIELAEKSLVQATENLRLNQDRYDAGTVLAEEVLKAQVLWQEAKSEILDAKAEYKINEAKYKKASGTNVEY; encoded by the coding sequence ATGAAAATCATATACGATACGATATCAAAAATAGTTATGGTGCTGATGTTCACGGCGGCAATAGGCTCTCAGGCGCAAGAACGTGTGGTTTCAGTGGATGAAGTCAAAAATCTGGCATTACAGAACAATAAGAAGATCAAAAAAGCACAACAGAATATAGAAGCCGCCAAAGCTGCCAGAACGGCTGCGGAAACAGGAGGAAAACCCACTTTGGACGGAAGTGCTGGAGGGTATTATATTTCCAAACCGCTCTCAAACCTTGTGCCGGAAGTAATTGGAAGCGCCAATTTGAATGCTACCCAGGTTCTATATGCCGGTGGGAAAGTAGAAACCGGGAAAAAGATCTCTTCAGCGGCAGTCGATCTGCAGATGGCGCAGAAAGACCTTACCAAAGAGGAGGTAAAACTTTCTGCGGAAAGCATGTATTGGCAAATTGTAAATGCCAAGGAAAAGATAGCACTGGCAAAAGAATACATCAAACTCTTGGATCAGCTGCATACCAATGTGAAGAATTCCTTTGATGCAGGATTGACATATAAAAATGATCTATTGAAAATAGAAGTCCAGCAGAACGAGGCACAGCTCAATCTCAAACGTGCAGAAGATGGCCTTAGCATCACCAAATTAAATCTTGCCCAAATTACAGGACTTCCCAATTCCGATTTTGATGTGGAAGATTCTGTAAGCGGCAGCTTCAACGGTATTTTAGCAGATAATCAGGTACAGCCAACAAACCGTCCTGAATTATCCATTCTTGCTAAAGCAGTAGAAATGAATGAACTTCAGGAAAAATTACTGGATGGAGACCGAAAGCCGACGGTAGCTCTTTCGGGAATTGGTTTCACGAGCTTTGGTAAAAATATTAACCCTGTCAACCTGAAAAATAATATGCAGGGATTCATAGGAATGTTGTCTGTGAGCATTCCGATCTATGACTGGGGGGCAAGAAAAGAGAAAGTGAAAGAACAGCAGTATAAAACCAATGCTCAGAAGCTTGAAATGGAAGAAACAAGTGAGCTACTTGTTCTGGAGTTACAGAATGCAGTTATGCAACTCAATCAGTCTGTTAAACGTATTGAGCTTGCTGAAAAATCTCTTGTCCAGGCGACGGAAAATCTACGTTTGAATCAGGACAGATATGATGCCGGAACCGTTTTAGCAGAGGAAGTATTGAAAGCCCAGGTTCTTTGGCAGGAAGCTAAATCTGAAATTTTAGATGCCAAGGCAGAATATAAGATCAATGAGGCTAAATACAAAAAAGCTTCAGGGACAAATGTTGAGTATTAA
- a CDS encoding helix-turn-helix domain-containing protein has product MIHKDIVFHNLHDLFKMFDKNDDHQKTNNDFFIIRETYGLDENDYQYPFRTDNTAIMLITDGEADFQINFELIKLKKDDILIVTPNSIFYPVKTNSLLKATGIVFNDSFVQQNVQLHMHYINEIIFFSERNTPVLRSGANERAAFRFLIDKIRIADEQENYYSKDIISHYFNALLLELMVMYRFNDKRMIDMKTWRKKDLINQFLVLLSEHSKKERAVEFYAEKLSVSPSYLTRIIKEASGESTRTIITNSVIMEARDLLLYSNLSITQIAEELNFSDQSFFGKFFKKKMKMSPKMFRARNK; this is encoded by the coding sequence ATGATCCATAAAGATATAGTCTTCCATAATCTGCATGATCTTTTCAAAATGTTTGATAAGAATGATGATCATCAAAAAACCAACAATGACTTCTTTATCATTAGGGAAACTTATGGTCTTGATGAAAATGATTATCAGTATCCTTTCAGGACGGATAATACTGCTATTATGCTGATCACAGACGGTGAAGCGGATTTCCAGATCAATTTTGAACTGATAAAACTTAAAAAAGATGACATCCTGATCGTGACGCCAAATTCGATATTCTATCCCGTTAAAACAAATTCCCTCCTGAAAGCAACTGGTATTGTCTTTAACGATTCATTCGTACAGCAGAATGTCCAGCTTCACATGCATTACATTAATGAAATCATCTTCTTCTCAGAAAGAAATACTCCGGTTTTACGCAGCGGTGCCAATGAAAGGGCTGCATTCAGGTTTTTAATTGATAAGATCCGTATCGCTGATGAGCAGGAAAATTATTATTCCAAGGATATTATCAGTCATTATTTCAATGCTTTGCTTCTGGAGCTGATGGTTATGTACCGTTTCAATGATAAAAGAATGATCGATATGAAGACATGGAGAAAAAAAGACCTGATCAATCAGTTTTTGGTCCTTCTTTCCGAGCATTCAAAAAAGGAGCGGGCCGTTGAGTTTTATGCAGAGAAACTTTCTGTGTCCCCAAGTTATCTGACACGCATTATAAAAGAAGCCTCGGGTGAATCTACACGGACCATTATTACCAATTCGGTCATTATGGAAGCCCGTGACCTACTTCTGTATTCAAACCTTTCGATCACACAAATCGCAGAAGAACTCAATTTCAGTGACCAGTCTTTCTTCGGCAAATTCTTTAAAAAGAAAATGAAAATGTCTCCCAAGATGTTCAGGGCAAGAAACAAATGA
- a CDS encoding NAD(P)-dependent alcohol dehydrogenase codes for MEGNNNQNSRRKFIQQTALAGTGLMLINPLQILAKNNQSKYMGKNIKSRGFAGKDESGKLESWNFERRVVGDNDILIEIKFSGICHSDIHTIKGHWGKQPYPQVPGHEIAGIVTAVGKNVTQFKVGDKAGVGCMVNSCMKCESCKNGEEQHCENNETVLTYGTPDKTSPSGITQGGYSNNIVVTEHFAIKIPESIDLKYAAPLLCAGITTYSPMMKVNFKKGDKIGVVGIGGLGHLAVKLAVSKGAEVYAFTTSPSKLNDIKSFGAKEVIVVKSAEDLKPYKGKLDFMISTVPYAYDMSPYIDCVKKYGYFTQVGQPVNGELTINNFNMIFNRVNFNGSLIGGIPETQEVMDYCADNKIYPQIQIIKASEINDAWDRVVNKEARYRYVIDAATF; via the coding sequence ATGGAAGGAAATAACAATCAGAATTCAAGAAGGAAATTTATTCAGCAAACGGCTTTGGCCGGCACTGGTTTAATGCTTATTAACCCTTTACAGATCTTAGCAAAAAATAATCAATCAAAATATATGGGTAAAAATATAAAATCAAGAGGCTTCGCAGGAAAAGACGAAAGCGGAAAACTTGAAAGCTGGAATTTTGAGCGCAGAGTAGTGGGCGACAATGATATTTTAATTGAAATTAAGTTTTCAGGAATCTGTCACTCCGATATTCATACCATCAAAGGACATTGGGGAAAACAGCCTTATCCACAAGTTCCGGGTCACGAAATCGCAGGAATTGTAACAGCTGTAGGGAAAAATGTAACCCAATTTAAAGTAGGTGATAAAGCGGGCGTTGGTTGTATGGTTAATAGCTGTATGAAATGTGAAAGCTGTAAGAACGGCGAAGAACAGCACTGTGAAAACAATGAAACGGTGCTCACATACGGCACACCGGATAAAACATCGCCTTCGGGAATTACGCAAGGTGGCTATTCCAACAATATTGTGGTAACAGAGCATTTTGCCATAAAAATTCCGGAAAGCATTGACCTGAAGTATGCGGCACCACTGCTTTGTGCGGGAATTACCACGTACTCGCCCATGATGAAGGTCAATTTCAAGAAAGGTGACAAAATTGGAGTAGTCGGCATCGGTGGTTTAGGACATCTCGCTGTTAAATTAGCAGTGTCCAAAGGCGCTGAAGTCTATGCTTTTACCACTTCACCTTCAAAATTAAATGACATTAAAAGTTTCGGTGCAAAAGAAGTGATCGTTGTGAAATCGGCGGAAGATTTAAAGCCTTACAAAGGGAAATTGGACTTTATGATTTCTACAGTTCCATATGCGTATGATATGTCACCCTACATCGATTGTGTGAAAAAGTACGGTTATTTTACACAGGTCGGGCAGCCTGTCAACGGAGAATTGACGATCAATAATTTTAATATGATCTTCAATCGGGTCAACTTTAACGGCTCGCTGATTGGCGGAATTCCTGAAACACAGGAAGTGATGGATTACTGCGCGGATAATAAGATCTACCCGCAAATCCAGATTATTAAGGCCAGTGAAATCAACGATGCTTGGGACAGAGTCGTGAATAAAGAAGCGCGCTACCGGTATGTGATTGATGCAGCAACATTTTAA
- a CDS encoding efflux RND transporter permease subunit produces MTRSLFPGRRVWKMVSLLSFNSKEIEEMTNKKVHFLEAAMKYKQVVIVLVVLLMVMGINSLMNMPRSENPRIEIPTAAVYALYPGADEHQVEEEVAKKIEQYLFSFEEIKKKKVKAEVKEGQVFFTVEMYTDVKDRKKFWHTLQLDMDANLRSKLPAGVVGPFINSDFANVTAMIISVSSKERTYAEIEKYLDKLEDGLKVIPTVSKINRSGGQKQQIYIKINDQKLQQYGFGINTLVSAIQQQNVTGYNGEISSGSNAIIPVFTNSRYKNISDIAEQIVYTTPAGNVVRLKDVAELERRFEEPTSLVRAGDEKAMILTVDMKPGNNIVAFGKGVEQKIEDIQKNFPPDIHMKTIVNQPEAVGESISHFMVEFAMAIGSVVLVVMLLLPIRVAGVASAAAPISIIITFGLMQIVGLELHQVTLAALIIVLGMVVDNAIVVVDNYIEKLDEGTTPWTAAWQAAQQLSLPIFTATMAIIFAFAPLALFMDGIAKDFMLSLPVTVAIALITSMLVALFLTPYTCYVFIKKGLKHKVSDRPLKKNMLDYLQTAFDNGVGLAFKWPKTTMFIGVLSVISAIFIATKVDPEFFPLTERNQFNMEVWMPNGTSLEKTEVKVEELEKILKKDRRVTDVTSFVGTSSPRFHTSYAPESPKKYFAQVFITTISSDASNEMVKEYLDKLKNFIPDGYIKLKQLSFQEGSPIDIRVVSDNESDQRKVALEIKKILENTPGTNNVRLSSEYDYMGVKLNVDDVKANRLGVTNQAITQTLGTGLKGYSVSTLWEGDKPVDIFLRYDSISRKDMNALENLHIQSNFGGKIPLKEVATLQPEWHTGVISRRNGIKYVSVLAEAQLGPKPSRILKEAQPKIEALALPAGTTIQYGGDAESTADNSPGMMLSLSVSLILIFLTLLFQFKSLGKALIILCTFLLSLFGAFFGLFITGNPLGMTGFMGIISLIGIVVRNGIILVDYADELIRDHGYTHKAAAMAAAKRRMRPIFLTSAAAAVGVVPMILGKSPMWAPLGSVLAFGLIFSMIFTLFIVPVMYYKLLKDPVPKDETPEDQLDDEVILYKPKPHHE; encoded by the coding sequence ATGACCAGGTCATTATTTCCGGGCAGACGCGTCTGGAAGATGGTCAGCCTGTTAAGTTTTAATTCAAAAGAAATAGAAGAAATGACGAATAAAAAAGTGCATTTTCTGGAAGCTGCGATGAAATACAAGCAGGTAGTGATCGTGCTGGTAGTCTTGTTGATGGTGATGGGGATCAATTCCCTCATGAATATGCCCCGAAGCGAAAATCCACGGATCGAGATTCCCACTGCTGCTGTGTACGCTCTTTATCCCGGAGCCGATGAGCATCAGGTTGAGGAAGAAGTGGCAAAAAAAATAGAACAATACCTTTTCTCCTTTGAAGAGATCAAAAAGAAAAAGGTTAAAGCTGAAGTGAAAGAAGGACAGGTATTTTTCACCGTGGAAATGTATACTGATGTCAAAGACCGTAAGAAATTCTGGCATACGCTTCAGCTTGATATGGATGCGAATCTCCGTTCAAAGCTTCCTGCCGGAGTGGTGGGGCCGTTTATCAACAGTGATTTTGCCAACGTAACGGCAATGATCATCTCCGTATCTTCCAAAGAAAGGACTTACGCTGAGATCGAAAAATATTTGGATAAGCTGGAAGATGGTCTGAAGGTAATCCCTACGGTTTCCAAGATCAACCGTTCCGGTGGGCAGAAACAGCAGATCTACATTAAGATCAACGATCAGAAGCTACAGCAGTACGGTTTTGGAATTAACACATTGGTCAGTGCCATACAACAGCAGAACGTGACCGGATATAATGGAGAAATATCCTCCGGTTCCAATGCGATCATCCCGGTCTTTACCAACAGCCGGTACAAGAATATATCCGATATTGCCGAGCAGATCGTCTACACTACGCCGGCCGGTAATGTAGTACGCCTTAAAGATGTTGCTGAACTTGAAAGACGTTTTGAAGAACCAACTTCATTGGTACGTGCAGGTGACGAAAAGGCAATGATACTGACGGTAGATATGAAGCCCGGAAACAATATTGTGGCTTTCGGGAAAGGAGTGGAACAAAAGATTGAGGATATCCAGAAAAACTTTCCACCGGATATTCATATGAAAACGATCGTAAACCAGCCGGAAGCAGTAGGCGAAAGTATCAGTCATTTCATGGTTGAGTTTGCGATGGCTATAGGCTCCGTAGTGTTGGTCGTGATGTTGTTGCTTCCCATACGGGTGGCCGGTGTGGCTTCTGCGGCAGCGCCCATATCGATCATTATTACATTTGGTCTCATGCAGATCGTAGGACTGGAGCTTCACCAGGTGACACTTGCAGCTTTGATCATTGTCCTTGGAATGGTGGTGGATAACGCCATTGTGGTAGTAGATAACTATATTGAAAAGCTTGATGAAGGGACAACACCATGGACAGCAGCCTGGCAGGCTGCCCAGCAGCTATCTCTTCCGATCTTTACGGCAACGATGGCCATTATATTTGCTTTTGCTCCATTAGCTTTATTTATGGATGGCATTGCAAAAGATTTTATGCTTTCACTTCCTGTCACGGTAGCTATTGCATTGATCACTTCAATGCTGGTCGCCCTGTTCCTTACACCATACACCTGCTATGTATTCATTAAAAAAGGATTAAAGCATAAAGTAAGCGACAGGCCCCTGAAGAAAAATATGCTGGACTATCTTCAGACAGCATTCGATAATGGGGTAGGGCTGGCTTTCAAATGGCCGAAAACAACGATGTTTATTGGCGTGCTGTCAGTGATCAGCGCCATATTCATTGCTACCAAAGTAGATCCGGAGTTTTTTCCGCTTACTGAGCGAAACCAGTTCAATATGGAAGTCTGGATGCCTAACGGAACCTCGTTGGAGAAAACTGAAGTCAAGGTAGAAGAACTTGAAAAGATCCTTAAAAAAGATCGTCGGGTAACTGATGTCACCAGCTTTGTGGGAACGAGCTCACCACGATTTCATACCTCCTATGCACCGGAATCTCCAAAAAAATATTTTGCACAGGTTTTCATTACGACGATCAGTAGCGATGCATCTAATGAAATGGTCAAAGAATACCTGGATAAACTGAAAAACTTTATACCTGATGGTTATATTAAATTGAAGCAGCTCAGCTTTCAGGAAGGTTCACCCATTGATATCCGCGTGGTAAGTGATAATGAATCCGATCAGAGGAAAGTCGCACTGGAGATTAAAAAGATTCTCGAAAATACACCCGGTACGAATAATGTACGTCTGAGCAGTGAATATGATTATATGGGCGTTAAGCTGAATGTAGATGATGTGAAAGCCAATCGCCTTGGTGTAACGAATCAGGCCATTACACAAACACTCGGTACAGGGCTGAAAGGATATTCTGTTTCTACATTGTGGGAAGGAGACAAACCGGTAGATATTTTTCTGAGATATGATTCCATAAGCAGGAAAGATATGAATGCTTTGGAAAACCTGCATATACAGTCTAATTTCGGTGGAAAGATTCCGCTGAAAGAAGTGGCGACCTTACAGCCGGAATGGCACACAGGAGTAATTTCAAGGAGGAACGGCATCAAGTACGTCAGTGTATTGGCAGAAGCGCAACTTGGCCCCAAGCCGTCAAGAATCCTGAAAGAAGCGCAACCAAAAATTGAGGCGCTTGCGCTCCCGGCGGGCACGACCATCCAATATGGAGGAGATGCGGAATCAACAGCTGACAACAGCCCGGGAATGATGCTCTCGCTTTCTGTCAGCCTTATCTTGATTTTCCTTACGCTGCTGTTCCAGTTCAAGAGTCTGGGGAAAGCGCTCATTATCCTGTGTACCTTTCTTCTGAGTCTCTTCGGAGCCTTCTTCGGACTTTTCATTACCGGAAATCCATTGGGGATGACAGGCTTTATGGGAATCATCAGTCTGATAGGCATCGTTGTAAGGAACGGGATTATCCTGGTAGATTATGCCGATGAACTGATTCGCGATCATGGGTACACACACAAAGCGGCAGCGATGGCAGCTGCCAAACGAAGAATGCGTCCGATATTCCTTACCTCAGCTGCTGCGGCTGTAGGGGTGGTTCCGATGATCCTTGGTAAATCTCCGATGTGGGCACCTTTGGGAAGTGTGCTTGCCTTCGGGCTGATCTTCTCCATGATCTTTACGCTTTTCATTGTTCCGGTAATGTATTACAAGCTTCTGAAAGATCCTGTACCAAAAGATGAAACCCCTGAAGATCAATTGGACGATGAGGTCATTTTATATAAGCCAAAACCTCATCACGAATAA
- a CDS encoding TetR/AcrR family transcriptional regulator, with product MLQQDNRPLSISGAKEKIKDTAKYLLFTDGRFSATTQQIAQTAHTDRTAIHYYFRTRTNLVRTIIKEITNEFPAPSWSDIKDLPLKEKLIRYVIYNAQKSRKYPYLNIYMITQKEFAEYTEKLFFPLTEMIPEIMVCIRDGRLHYTSPIEFLADLISIVSGYQISANYFQRRSESVMSPTPHHHRTERIINFFLKDI from the coding sequence ATGTTACAGCAGGATAATCGGCCGCTATCTATTTCAGGTGCGAAAGAAAAAATAAAGGATACCGCAAAATATCTTTTGTTTACAGATGGCAGGTTCAGTGCCACCACACAGCAGATAGCACAAACTGCTCATACGGACAGAACGGCAATACACTATTATTTTCGTACCAGAACAAATCTTGTCCGTACCATCATTAAGGAGATCACCAATGAGTTTCCGGCTCCTTCCTGGTCAGACATTAAAGATCTGCCCCTGAAAGAGAAGCTCATAAGATATGTCATTTACAATGCCCAAAAAAGTAGAAAATATCCTTACTTAAATATTTATATGATTACTCAAAAAGAATTTGCAGAGTACACAGAGAAATTGTTTTTCCCGTTGACGGAGATGATTCCCGAGATCATGGTCTGTATTCGTGATGGAAGACTACACTATACCAGCCCTATCGAGTTTTTGGCCGATCTGATTTCCATAGTTTCCGGATATCAGATCTCTGCCAACTATTTTCAGAGAAGATCAGAAAGTGTGATGTCGCCGACACCCCATCATCACCGAACTGAAAGGATCATAAATTTCTTTTTAAAAGATATTTGA
- a CDS encoding helix-turn-helix domain-containing protein, whose translation MKGKVKRIVSEFNSELKLQGFKAFQIEEEDADIRVYSRKEFYKICLTTGRSKIHYSDKSFEQEGTILFFGNPHIPYSWESISRSYVGYAILFSEEFFKNSERSESLQQSSFFKIGGTPVLKITTEQREFLIKIFQKMIAEQESGYVYKDELIRNYISLIIHESLKLEPSENYEKNKNASLRLTSVFIELLERQFPIETVNTPLKLKNAQHYARHLHVHVNSLNRAVKETTGKSTTAHITERIVTEAKALLLHTDWSISEIAYSLGYEYPTYFNNFFKKQTGTNPKTFRLGDV comes from the coding sequence ATGAAAGGCAAGGTCAAAAGAATTGTGTCGGAATTTAACAGCGAGCTTAAATTACAAGGATTCAAGGCGTTTCAAATAGAAGAGGAAGATGCTGATATCCGGGTATACAGCAGAAAAGAATTCTATAAAATCTGCCTGACAACAGGCAGAAGCAAAATCCATTATTCAGATAAAAGCTTTGAGCAGGAGGGAACCATCCTGTTTTTTGGTAACCCTCACATTCCTTATTCCTGGGAATCCATTTCTAGGTCTTATGTTGGCTACGCTATTCTGTTTTCTGAGGAATTCTTTAAAAATTCAGAACGGTCTGAAAGCCTTCAGCAATCGTCATTCTTTAAGATTGGAGGTACGCCTGTCTTGAAGATCACAACCGAACAACGCGAGTTCCTCATTAAGATTTTCCAAAAAATGATTGCCGAGCAAGAAAGCGGGTATGTATACAAAGATGAGCTGATTAGAAATTATATCAGCCTGATCATACATGAATCGCTAAAGCTGGAACCTTCTGAAAATTATGAAAAAAACAAGAATGCTTCTTTACGGCTGACTTCTGTTTTTATAGAGCTGCTTGAAAGGCAATTTCCGATTGAAACGGTAAATACGCCGCTAAAGCTAAAAAACGCACAGCATTACGCGCGGCATCTGCATGTGCATGTCAATTCTTTAAATCGTGCTGTAAAAGAGACCACCGGAAAATCAACAACCGCACACATCACAGAACGTATTGTTACCGAAGCCAAAGCTTTACTGCTGCATACTGATTGGAGCATCTCAGAAATTGCCTATTCGCTCGGGTATGAATATCCTACTTATTTTAATAATTTCTTTAAGAAACAAACAGGAACTAATCCTAAGACATTTCGTTTAGGCGATGTTTGA
- a CDS encoding efflux RND transporter periplasmic adaptor subunit gives MIVKRKNSLFLLGSLLLLSACGQKEQPTVKAAPVKVGVQKIETVSRPETLSYSGNILADNSVNIGFGISGRVTAVYVQEGQRVSKGQLLAAIETNAYQNALAVSGAGMEQAQDNFNRLNQLYLKKSLPERDYIAAKVELAQSKANRDIALKNLRDTKLYAPFSGIISQKLTEAGATAAPGVPAFTIVKTDKVYAVASITENEISSLKIGVPVEVSIPSLDRMIHGNITIINPQADDNSRTYTIKIRLDNPGGQILPGMITDININTGKSKDAIILPAQAVLKDADGSSYVYAVKSAKNKATAFKKRVEMQSMAGASDVVIKSGLAPDDQVIISGQTRLEDGQPVKF, from the coding sequence ATGATAGTCAAAAGAAAGAATAGTCTTTTTTTGTTAGGAAGCCTGCTGTTGCTTTCAGCGTGTGGTCAAAAAGAGCAACCTACGGTCAAGGCCGCTCCTGTAAAGGTGGGCGTACAGAAAATAGAAACGGTTTCCCGCCCTGAGACATTGTCTTACAGTGGAAATATTCTGGCGGATAACAGTGTGAACATTGGTTTTGGGATTTCCGGCCGTGTTACCGCGGTATATGTTCAGGAGGGGCAGCGCGTATCCAAAGGTCAGCTTTTGGCAGCCATTGAAACCAATGCCTATCAGAATGCCCTGGCCGTTTCCGGTGCAGGAATGGAGCAGGCGCAGGACAATTTCAACCGTCTTAACCAGCTTTATCTTAAAAAAAGTTTACCGGAAAGGGATTATATCGCCGCAAAAGTGGAACTGGCACAATCTAAAGCCAACAGGGATATTGCCCTGAAAAACCTAAGAGACACCAAGCTGTACGCTCCGTTTTCAGGCATCATTTCCCAGAAACTTACCGAAGCCGGAGCCACGGCAGCACCAGGAGTTCCTGCATTTACGATTGTGAAAACCGATAAGGTATATGCCGTTGCATCGATTACGGAGAATGAGATCAGCTCCCTTAAAATCGGAGTTCCCGTTGAGGTTTCTATTCCCAGTCTCGATCGTATGATCCATGGAAATATTACGATTATCAATCCTCAGGCGGATGACAATTCCAGAACTTATACGATAAAGATACGTCTCGACAATCCCGGAGGCCAGATCCTTCCCGGGATGATCACGGATATCAACATCAATACCGGTAAAAGCAAAGATGCAATCATCCTTCCTGCTCAGGCAGTACTCAAAGATGCTGACGGTTCAAGCTATGTTTATGCAGTAAAATCTGCTAAAAATAAGGCCACAGCATTTAAAAAGAGGGTAGAGATGCAAAGCATGGCAGGCGCCAGCGATGTAGTTATCAAAAGCGGACTGGCTCCGGATGACCAGGTCATTATTTCCGGGCAGACGCGTCTGGAAGATGGTCAGCCTGTTAAGTTTTAA